Proteins from one Aspergillus nidulans FGSC A4 chromosome VIII genomic window:
- a CDS encoding mitochondrial 54S ribosomal protein mL41 (transcript_id=CADANIAT00002217): protein MRPSQPMMARLRLTTKQVNGGYYKGNRTGSMGYFAKNGSYVIDWKKVRTYVVPENLNEFKLTPFVTKVMAPTKSRYTHEIERNGKIFIAERGLQGKDFLDLWASENGEEVLKQEEMDKEEAARQAKAAAKAAKAPRQ from the exons ATGAGACCTTCTCAACCGATGATGGCGCGTCTGCGCTTGACGACGAAGCAGGTTAATGGTGGCTACTACAAGGGAAACCGGACGGGGTCGATGGGTTACTTTGCGAAGAACGGATCATACGTGAttgactggaagaaggtTCGCACATATGTTGTGCCTGAGAATCTGAACGAGTTCAAG CTCACCCCGTTCGTCACGAAAGTCATGGCCCCCACAAAGAGCAGATACACCCACGAGATTGAGAGGAACGGCAAGATTTTCATAGCTGAGAGGGGCCTCCAAGGAAAGGATTTTCTAGATCTCTGGGCATCAGAGAACGGCGAGGAGGTTCTCAAgcaggaggagatggacAAGGAGGAGGCTGCGCGCCAGGCCAAAGCAGCCGCCAAAGCGGCCAAGGCGCCTCGTCAATAG
- a CDS encoding endo-1,3(4)-beta-glucanase engA (transcript_id=CADANIAT00002221): MEAKCKTRLANVLMLLLAARTVCSAPTPSQSSGVSESTQYPPSTRGARLLPPETQGFYPTKLEREGHELEQPTPTPDESFVGLNDLLDTLGQPESLLNWLLPNPDEPTDVPSQPPAAPTSEASSTPLVAATPVPTTLPATHNIIEQPTTVSSVPSSFEATTVTTSSSDENSPVVSTFTTHIQGPAEMVSQDVFVPVGTGPIPAAITSRNDHPVRKNGVNSSNPIETNKFHSALFLGTQTNATFTHPYTLAWAKGSGNLSSFGMAVSHTELNLVASGPTNSQLPGNPISYYINPIGIQSIILSASEFGPSTVLTAENPKSFSADAVLQPQAGSARRLTLPVLQGMAFVTGIYTQLQPVVQSAVHFRQVVTAGSPRAGIFKYRATLEDNSIWLIYAIPDNGQDPNFQLVSTTDLRGPSGWSGTVQVAKNPAGSSGESLFDNSAGVFAVEATVSGSVDGHTGTYRLAWAKAGKETQSTPLMMFALPHHVASFDSQTSARAVNITLRTTTKGMARAVIGEYWTMTEPDLPTNMGFAPWVLATDSSPQLSAAAQAVIRDVAITELQQDIDGQTNLNSMYFSGKALSKFATIIWTVDKLLNDHATAAPALERLKQAFARFAQNKQQFPLVYDTVWKGVVSSASYGGDVGADFGNTLYNDHHFHYGYFIHAAAVIGALDPSWIAANRDWVNTLVRDSGNPAYNDPLFPFSRAFDWYHGHSWAKGLFESFDGKDQESSSEDSMYAYALKMWGKTIGDASMEARGNLMLGIMRRSFHDYFLMESDNANHPANFIGNKVTGILFENKVDHTTYFGSNLEYIQGIHMLPLLPMSPYIRSQRFVREEWNAIFASNAAAPADGVTGGWKGILYANLALIDPAASWRFFSQSNFDYSWIDGGASRTWYLAFAAGLGGGSAA, translated from the exons ATGGAGGCCAAGTGCAAGACTCGTCTAGCAAACGTGCTAATGTTGCTTCTCGCCGCAAGGACTGTGTGCTCTGCGCCAACTCCATCTCAATCCTCTGGGGTCTCAGAGAGCACCCAGTATCCCCCTTCCACCCGAGGCGCAAGACTGCTGCCGCCCGAGACACAGGGC TTCTACCCTACCAAACTTGAGCGTGAGGGCCACGAACTGGAGCAGCCGACGCCCACTCCAGACGAATCATTTGTTGGACTGAACGACCTACTAGACACCTTGGGTCAGCCTGAGTCTTTGCTTAATTGGCTACTTCCCAACCCGGACGAACCAACAGACGTTCCATCTCAGCCGCCAGCTGCACCAACGTCAGAAGCCTCTTCCACACCTCTCGTGGCCGCGACGCCTGTTCCTACTACGTTGCCTGCTACTCACAACATTATCGAGCAGCCCACTACTGTCAGTTCAGTACCCAGCTCGTTCGAGGCTACCACAGTCACAACTTCTAGTTCAGACGAAAACAGCCCAGTAGTGAGCACATTCACAACGCATATCCAAG GTCCTGCCGAAATGGTCAGCCAAGACGTATTTGTGCCGGTGGGAACTGGTCCGATTCCTGCCGCCATCACTTCTCGGAACGACCATCCTGTTCGCAAGAATGGAGTT AATTCTTCGAATCCCATTGAAACGAACAAGTTCCACAGTGCACTCTTCCTAGGGACCCAGACGAACGCCACCTTTACCCATCCTTACACTCTAGCATGGGCGAAAGGGAGCGGCAACCTGTCGAGCTTTGGCATGGCCGTCTCACACACTGAGTTGAATCTCGTTGCAAGCGGCCCGACCAATTCGCAGCTACCAGGAAACCCTATATCGTACTACATAAATCCGATCGGCATTCAGTCGATCATTCTGTCAGCTTCCGAGTTTGGTCCTTCCACCGTCCTCACTGCAGAAAACCCCAAGTCATTTTCAGCGGACGCGGTGCTGCAACCCCAAGCCGGGTCTGCTCGACGACTCACGTTACCAGTGCTGCAAGGCATGGCTTTTGTGACCGGTATCTACACTCAACTGCAGCCAGTGGTTCAGAGCGCTGTACATTTCCGACAAGTCGTGACTGCTGGTTCACCCCGAGCCGGCATCTTCAAATACCGTGCGACGCTTGAGGATAACTCGATTTGGCTCATCTATGCCATCCCAGACAATGGACAGGACCCCAATTTTCAGTTAGTATCCACTACCGATCTGCGAGGACCTAGCGGATGGTCCGGTACTGTCCAAGTCGCAAAGAACCCAGCTGGGTCTTCAGGTGAAAGTCTCTTCGACAACTCGGCCGGTGTCTTCGCTGTCGAAGCAACCGTCTCCGGTTCAGTTGACGGCCACACAGGCACTTACCGTCTTGCCTGGGCCAAGGCAGGGAAGGAGACTCAGAGCACGCCTTTGATGATGTTTGCTCTGCCTCACCATGTAGCCTCATTCGACTCCCAGACCAGCGCCCGAGCTGTCAATATCACGCTACGAACCACCACCAAAGGCATGGCTAGAGCCGTCATCGGGGAGTACTGGACCATGACAGAGCCTGATCTCCCAACAAACATGGGCTTTGCGCCATGGGTCTTGGCCACAGACAGCTCTCCCCAACTCAGCGCTGCAGCCCAGGCAGTGATTCGAGACGTAGCTATTACGGAGCTTCAGCAGGATATTGACGGTCAGACCAACCTGAACAGCATGTACTTCAGCGGCAAAGCTCTAAGCAAGTTCGCCACCATCATCTGGACCGTCGACAAGCTCCTCAACGACCATGCCacagctgctcctgctctCGAGCGCCTGAAGCAGGCCTTTGCCCGTTTTGCGCAAAACAAACAACAGTTCCCGCTAGTATATGACACTGTGTGGAAAGGTGTCGTCTCATCCGCAAGTTACGGCGGTGATGTTGGTGCCGATTTTGGAAACACACTCTACAATGACCACCATTTCCACTACGGATACTTCATTCATGCCGCTGCTGTTATCGGGGCTTTGGATCCAAGCTGGATTGCAGCCAACCGTGACTGGGTGAACACGCTTGTTCGTGATTCAGGTAATCCGGCATACAATGATCCCCTGTTTCCATTTTCCCGCGCCTTTGACTGGTATCACGGGCACTCGTGGGCTAAAGGCCTCTTTGAATCCTTCGATGGAAAGGATCAGGAGTCGTCTTCGGAGGATTCCATGTATGCGTATGCGCTCAAGATGTGGGGGAAAACGATCGGTGATGCGAGCATGGAGGCCAGAGGCAACCTCATGTTGGGTATCATGCGGCGCAGCTTCCACGACTATTTCCTCATGGAGAGCGACAATGCCAACCATCCTGCCAACTTTATTGGCAACAAGGTCACAGGGATC TTATTCGAGAACAAAGTCGACCACACCACCTATTTCGGCAGCAACCTCGAATACATTCAAGG AATCCACATGCTTCCCCTCCTGCCTATGTCCCCATACATCCGCAGTCAGAGGTTCGTGCGCGAGGAATGGAACGCCATCTTCGCATCCAATGCAGCCGCGCCTGCCGATGGAGTTACAGGCGGATGGAAGGGTATCCTCTACGCAAACCTGGCTCTTATCGATCCAGCCGCATCTTGGCGGTTCTTCTCGCAGAGTAACTTTGACTACAGCTGGATTGACGGCGGAGCATCGCGGACGTGGTACCTTGCATTCGCTGCAG GACTTGGTGGTGGGTCGGCTGCATAG
- a CDS encoding uncharacterized protein (transcript_id=CADANIAT00002220) encodes MADDTKLGSDALQLEKPTVETMEGGYPASRMSPARRAEVEKSMKRKLDARCSLFVLIYIMNYLDRNNMAAARLKGLQEDLNMNYDEYATCLSILYVGYILMQVPSNILINRIQRPSLYISLVMTLWGLISTLSGVVHNFSGMVAIRFFLGFVEAAFLPGALMILSKWYTRRELTTRNAILFCGNLISNAFSALIGAGVLSNMQGVLGHAAWRWLFWIEGAATMTIAIAAAIILPDLPSNTRGFTQEELEVAQLRMTEDVGEADVDSEDSGPWDGFFMAIKDVKMYIMMLTLTAYVVGLSFNAFFPSLTETLGFAYVPTLLMSAPPWVFSCLFSLCVAWSSDRYQEKFWHIVIPMLMGLVGFIICMSTLQTAARYVALFLQAGSYAGFIVFYSWISTSFPRPPAKRAVAIAMVNAFSQLGNVAGSYVWDLKENGYRKSYGIVTAMFGVAIVGCLIFKLILEALNKKLAEAEAVEVSSGAGAAQQSGMHGGEGDMDESLRMHKGFRYLV; translated from the exons ATGGCAGACGACACAAAGCTCGGTTCTGACGCTCTTCAGCTCGAGAAACCCACTGTTGAGACAATGGAGGGCGGCTATCCTGCGTCCAGGATGAGCCCGGCACGGCGTGCTGAGGTAGAGAAGAGCATGAAGCGCAAGCTTGACGCGCGGTGCTCGCTATTCGTTCTGATCTATATCATGAACTATCTCGATCGAAACAACATGGCCGCTGCCCGTTTGAAGGGTCTTCAGGAAGACCTCAACATGAACTACGACGAGTACGCGACGTGTCTGAGTATCCTGTATGTTGGGTATATTCTGATGCAGGTCCCGTCgaacatcctcatcaaccgGATCCAGAGGCCTTCGCTCTACATCTCGTTGGTCATGACTCTGTGGGGTCTGATCTCGACTCTGTCAGGCGTCGTCCACAACTTTAGTGGAATGGTTGCTATCCGTTTCTTTCTTGGGTTCGTGGAAGCTGCTTTCCTCCCGGGAGCTCTCATGATCCTGTCGAAGTGGTACACTCGCAGGGAACTCACCACGCGGAATGCGATTCTTTTCTGTGGAAACCTCATTTCCAACGCCTTCTCGGCCCTGATCGGAGCCGGTGTCCTCTCCAACATGCAGGGCGTCCTTGGCCATGCTGCATGGCGTTGGCTCTTCTGGA TTGAGGGCGCTGCTACAATGACCAtcgccattgctgctgcgatcATCCTCCCGGATCTGCCCAGCAACACGCGCGGCTTCACccaggaagagcttgaagtcGCTCAGCTCCGAATGACCGAGGATGTCGGCGAGGCCGACGTTGACTCTGAGGATTCAGGGCCGTGGGATGGCTTCTTcatggccatcaaggacgTCAAGATGTATATCATGATGCTCACCCTGACAGCTTACGTGGTTGGCCTGTCGTTTAATGCTTTCTTC CCCTCGCTTACAGAAACCCTCGGATTCGCCTACGTGCCCACTCTGCTCATGAGCGCTCCCCCATGGGTTTTCTCCTGCTTGTTCTCGCTTTGCGTTGCCTGGAGCTCCGACCGATACCAGGAGAAG TTCTGGCATATCGTCATTCCCATGCTCATGGGcctcgtcggcttcatcatctgcatGTCAACCCTCCAGACTGCTGCTCGCTACgtcgccctcttcctccaagccGGCTCATACGCTGG cttcatcgtcttctaCTCCTGGATCAGTACATCCTTCCCGCGCCCGCCGGCAAAGCGCGCCGTCGCAATCGCCATGGTTAACGCATTTAGTCAGCTTGGCAACGTTGCGGGTTCGTACGTCTGGGATCTGAAGGAGAACGGGTACCGCAAGAGTTATGGTATCGTCACGGCGATGTTTGGAGTCGCGATTGTTGGGTGTCTGATCTTCAAGCTCATACTTGAAGCGTTGAATAAGAAACTTGCTGAGGCGGAGGCTGTGGAGGTTAGtagtggtgctggtgctgctcaGCAGAGTGGCATGCATGGTGGGGAAGGGGACATGGATGAGAGTCTGAGGATGCATAAGGGATTCAGATATTTGGTCTGA
- a CDS encoding UTP14 family protein (transcript_id=CADANIAT00002218), producing the protein MPRQFTQQRGPRDEVSKKKPAQKRKSGKILNALSIAEAENPTRAKIRRNRLGDDDDYFKRKRDTDRDEDDSHGPGNKRRRTGDDEDSEIDSNEGSDGEGHKWKIGVDSDNDSELDSDEAMGSSDEERFEGFTFRGSSTFQGKSKAKKKQKPRHEREINLSEGEESDADEDMEDDDSLGEDAIDLVAAWDMNAAEEEAEAKKAAKSKKQDESEGSDEEASESEDESESDDEDGSELSLSDDDLEDEDGLSKLQSFVDSMRAENAKPAKKTKSGEEHLNPSEFGLPSTRKLTVADLLPSVTDSRLKNSLKHVDSAISEQKTSSGIPGKLDAPLAKRQQDRLEREAAYEKSKETLSRWIETVKANRRAEHLMFPLPDPDAQVVHRMGVIKPQTSLENTIQDILVESGLADKQGKSAEDQVQEFEELQARKIPIEEIRARRAELRKHRDLMFREEVRAKRIKKIKSKSYRRVHRKEQERMEEKERQALLDAGIDLDEQDREKNERLRAEARMGNKHKESKWAKSLKQTGRTAWDEDARHGALELAQREEELRQRIEGKRVTRGDDDYLGSSSESESEDENPWEEQDSDSEKRKLLKKLNKIEGDEAVDEEFKGPHAKLLSMKFMQNAEAARKAANDAEIRRLNRELQGQDSQSEAESEEGRRKFGVTDKKADKGKKQVNGNEFEEAPGSDEEPERDDEQETKAATTGTKTTSKANDKPRAPPKPEPVPQESDAEEENPWLMPTAEEKRRSKDDDVQPTIDITPDAKPPKPAKSSKKTADPKIKETPAPKQSTTQDYDTSDDEAKVPVLLKNHDLVKRAFAGDEVVQEFEQEKLDTIEDEGDKVIDETLPGWGSWTGDGISRKERKRQKRVLTKVEGVKPENRKDAKLSRVIINEKRIKKNNKYLATQLPHPFESKQQYERSLRVPIGPEWSTKETFQSSTKPRVMIKQGVIKPMEKPMV; encoded by the exons ATGCCTCGCCAGTTTACCCAACAGCGCGGTCCGCGCGACGAGGTGTCGAAGAAAAAACCCGCGCAGAAGAGAAAATCCGGCAAAATCCTCAACGCGCTTTCGATCGCAGAAGCCGAAAATCCTACGAGGGCCAAAATTCGACGGAACCGGCttggagacgatgatgattaCTTCAAGCGCAAGCGGGACACCGATCGAGACGAGGACGATTCACACGGTCCTGGTAACAAGCGTCGCCGCActggcgatgacgaggattcCGAAATAGACTCGAACGAGGGGAGTGATGGTGAAGGCCACAAATGGAAGATTGGCGTCGACAGTGATAATGACAGTGAGCTGGATAGTGATGAAGCTATGGGTtccagcgacgaggagagGTTTGAGGGCTTCACTTTCCGCGGAAGTTCGACGTTCCAGGGAaagtcaaaggcaaagaaaaaacaaaagcCGAGGCATGAGCGGGAGATTAATCTctcagagggagaagagtCTGAtgcggatgaagatatggaagatgatgacagTCTTGGTGAGGATGCCATTGACTTGGTTGCTGCGTGGGATATGAATgccgctgaggaagaggccGAAGCTAAGAAGGCGGCCAAATCCAAGAAGCAGGACGAGAGTGAGGGGTCTGATGAGGAGGCCTCCGAAAGCGAAGACGAAAGTGAGtcagatgacgaagacggaTCCGAACTTTCATTGTCCGACGACGAtcttgaagacgaagatggcCTCTCAAAACTTCAAAGCTTTGTGGATTCCATGAGAGCGGAAAATGCTAAGCCagcaaagaaaacaaaaagcGGCGAAGAGCATCTCAACCCGTCCGAGTTTGGATTGCCATCTACACGAAAACTAACAGTCGCCGACCTCCTTCCGTCGGTCACTGATTCTCGGCTTAAGAACTCACTCAAACATGTCGACTCCGCAATATCCGAACAGAAGACTTCATCAGGCATTCCAGGGAAGCTGGATGCTCCTCTTGCCAAGCGCCAACAGGACCGTCTCGAACGTGAAGCCGCGTATGAGAAGAGCAAAGAGACTCTTAGCCGCTGGATTGAGACGGTCAAGGCCAACCGCAGGGCTGAGCACCTGATGTTCCCACTGCCTGATCCAGATGCGCAAGTTGTGCACCGCATGGGCGTCATCAAACCGCAAACCAGCCTTGAGAACACAATCCAAGATATCCTCGTGGAGAGTGGACTTGCTGATAAGCAAGGAAAGTCTGCCGAAGACCAAGTGCAGGAAttcgaagagctgcaggcgcGGAAAATACCGATCGAAGAAATCCGAGCCCGTCGTGCCGAGTTGCGCAAGCACCGCGACCTCATGTTCAGAGAGGAAGTCCGAGCTAAGcggatcaagaagatcaagagcaAGTCCTACCGCCGTGTCCATCGCAAGGAGCAAGAGcgcatggaggagaaggagcgtcAAGCTCTGCTTGATGCCGGCATCGACCTGGATGAGCAGGACCGGGAGAAGAATGAGCGACTACGAGCCGAGGCACGAATGGGCAACAAGCACAAGGAAAGCAAGTGGGCAAAGAGCCTGAAACAGACTGGCCGAACTGCctgggatgaagatgccCGACATGGTGCTCTTGAGTTAGCCCAGCGGGAGGAAGAATTACGGCAACGCATCGAAGGCAAGCGTGTGACTAGAGGTGATGACGACTACCTGGGATCCAGCTCTGAATCTGAGTCGGAAGATGAGAATCCTTGGGAAGAACAGGACTCTGATTCAGAAAAGCgcaagctgctgaagaagctcaacaaaatcgaaggcgacgaagctgtggatgaggaattCAAAGGCCCGCATGCTAAGCTACTGTCCATGAAATTTATGCAGAATGCAGAGGCTGCTCGTAAGGCCGCGAATGATGCCGAAATCCGTCGCCTGAACCGTGAGCTACAAGGCCAGGATTCTCAGTCCGAAGCAGAATCGGAAGAGGGACGTCGCAAGTTCGGCGTCACGGACAAGAAGGCCGATAAGGGCAAGAAGCAAGTCAACGGCAATGAGTTCGAGGAAGCACCAGGGTCAGATGAGGAGCCAGAACGTGATGATGAACAGGAGACGAAGGCTGCCACTACCGGAACCAAGACAACCTCAAAAGCAAACGACAAGCCCCGCGCTCCACCGAAGCCTGAACCCGTCCCCCAGGAGTCggacgccgaagaagaaaaccCCTGGCTCATGCCAACagcagaagagaagcgcCGATCCAAGGACGACGATGTGCAGCCAACCATCGACATCACGCCGGACGCAAAGCCCCCAAAACCTGCGAAGtcctcgaagaagacggcagaTCCGAAAATAAAAGAAACTCCAGCCCCGAAACAAAGCACCACCCAAGACTACGATACCAGCGACGATGAAGCTAAGGTCCCGGTTCTCTTGAAAAACCATGACCTTGTGAAACGCGCATTCGCCGGCGATGAGGTCGTTCAAGAGTTCGAGCAGGAGAAACTTGACACtatcgaggacgagggcgacAAGGTCATCGACGAGACACTCCCTGGCTGGGGCAGCTGGACTGGAGACGGCATTAgcaggaaggaaaggaagcggCAGAAGCGCGTTTTGACAAAGGTTGAGGGAGTGAAGCCCGAAAATCGGAAGGATGCGAAACTTTCTCGTGTTATCATCAACGAAAAGCGTATTAAGAAG AACAACAAGTACCTTGCGACGCAACTGCCTCACCCGTTCGAGTCGAAGCAGCAGTACGAGAGGTCGCTTCGTGTCCCGATTGGTCCCGAGTGGTCTACAAAGGAgactttccagtcttctacCAAGCCCCGTGTTATGATCAAACAGGGCGTCATCAAGCCGATGGAGAAGCCGATGGTTTAG
- a CDS encoding uncharacterized protein (transcript_id=CADANIAT00002216), whose protein sequence is MPGSKYAIKDPFSYHTGLNSYHEYAPPAQQPMAFLTWATRSTAIEDALPRPQSLPQRHGLGLYPERISGTSFTAKRAVNKQTFLYRILPSTAQSSWNRLSDHPLNHRSHSAELNFVPDQLIWPPAQVQEDKTFLDGLQMIGGAGDPTVKNGVAYYVYTCGLSMDEKQAFYSADGDMLIVAQTGILDIQTEMGDIRVRPREICVVPRGIRFRVSLPKGPSRGHVIEAYSGHFDLPELGPIGSLGLANVRDFEIPRARYVDTEEITEVIAKFGGGVYSAEMKGSAFNAVAWHGTYYPFKYDLGKFMPMGSTLYDHQDPSIYVVLTCPSDKPDHAAVDFLVLGPRWMVMEDTFQIPYFHRNTMSEFSSVISGGFDLSRVPTPMYGMSGLHNVLSPHGLSAPETENAIKKVLRPERVPDDTMAFLVESCYPIGLTEWAYENGIRVNGGDDFGGFKRRFKSKI, encoded by the exons ATGCCGGGATCAAAATATGCCATTAAAGATCCTTTCTCCTACCATACCGGCCTCAATTCATACCATGAGTACGCCCCCCCAGCTCAACAACCTATGGCTTTTCTAACATGGGCGACCAGATCAACAGCCATCGAAGACGCCCTACCCCGCCCGCAAAGTCTCCCCCAACGGCACGGCTTAGGCCTCTACCCTGAACGTATCAGCGGCACATCCTTCACCGCAAAGCGCGCCGTGAACAAACAGACATTCCTCTACCGCATCCTCCCATCGACTGCACAGTCCTCGTGGAACAGGCTCTCGGACCATCCGCTGAACCATCGCTCGCATTCAGCAGAGCTCAACTTTGTACCAGACCAACTCATATGGCCTCCTGCCCAAGTACAGGAGGACAAGACATTCCTTGATGGACTACAGATGATAGGAGGTGCAGGGGACCCAACGGTCAAAAATGGCGTGGCGTATTATGTCTACACCTGTGGTCTCAGCATGGACGAGAAACAGGCCTTCTACTCCGCAGATGGGGACATGCTTATCGTTGCCCAGACGGGGATCCTTGATATCCAGACCGAAATGGGTGATATACGAGTGCGCCCCCGTGAGATCTGTGTTGTTCCCAGGGGTATCAGATTCCGAGTTTCTTTGCCCAAGGGGCCGTCTAGGGGTCATGTTATTGAGGCGTACTCCGGGCATTTCGACCTCCCTGAGCTAGGGCCTATCGGGTCTCTGGGCCTGGCAAATGTGAGGGATTTCGAGATTCCACGCGCGAGATACGTAGATACGGAAGAGATTACAGAGGTCATCGCAAAGTTTGGAGGTGGGGTCTACAGCGCAGAGATGAAGGGGAGTGCGTTTAATGCTGTTGCATGGCATGGGACGTATTATCCATTCAAATATGACCTAG GAAAATTCATGCCTATGGGCTCAACGCTCTACGACCACCAG GACCCATCAATCTACGTAGTCCTCACCTGCCCCTCCGACAAGCCCGATCATGCAGCCGTcgacttccttgtcctcggGCCCCGCTGGATGGTTATGGAAGACACATTCCAAATCCCGTATTTCCATCGCAACACCATGTCCGAATTTTCCTCCGTAATCAGCGGGGGATTTGACCTCTCGCGCGTGCCGACGCCGATGTACGGAATGAGCGGGCTGCACAACGTCCTCAGTCCGCATGGGCTGTCGGCGCCGGAGACAGAAAATGCAATAAAGAAGGTGCTGAGGCCGGAGCGAGTGCCGGATGATACGATGGCATTCTTGGTGGAAAGTTG CTACCCTATCGGTTTGACAGAGTGGGCGTATGAAAATGGGATTAGGGTTAATGGTGGTGATGACTTTGGTGGGTTTAAGAGGCGGTTTAAGTCCAAGATTTAG
- a CDS encoding uracil phosphoribosyltransferase (transcript_id=CADANIAT00002219), producing the protein MTLVKTPSNDQDYFERVTLLRQGNYLLSLMTVIRDELTTSNAFAAAFDRISDLLIAAGSVSKSRSYIRTYPTSTEITAQHSKFSKPADHLSIPIPALDLLPTERLTIRTPTGWTYEGRRQVKPVCGVSILRAGASFETALRRAYGENLSMGKLLIQRNEETSLPVHLYSKLPAGIAEQSVLILEPMLATGGSAIKAIDVLKEKGVCEEDIVFVNLVASKKGLETIMQRFPRLRLVTAAVDEALTVSNHIAPGLGDFGDRFYGT; encoded by the exons ATGACCCTCGTCAAAACCCCCAGTAATGACCAGGATTATTTCGAGCGCGTAACCCTCCTCCGTCAGGGAAACTACCTCCTGAGCCTCATGACCGTCATTCGAGACGAACTGACAACCTCCAACGCATTCGCAGCGGCCTTTGATAGGATCTCTGACCTCCTTATAGCAGCAGGTAGCGTTTCCAAGTCCCGTTCATACATACGTACCTACCCTACATCTACAGAAATCACCGCTCAACACAGTAAATTCTCCAAGCCAGCTGACCATCTATCCATTCCAATTCCAGCGCTGGACCTCCTCCCTACAGAGCGACTCACAATCCGGACTCCAACCGGCTGGACCTACGAAGGAAGACGTCAAGTGAAGCCCGTCTGTGGCGTGAGTATCCTTCGCGCAGGGGCGAGCTTTGAAACTGCCCTACGAAGGGCTTACGG CGAGAACCTAAGCATGGGCAAGCTCCTCATCCAGCGCAACGAGGAAACGAGTCTCCCTGTCCATCTGTACTCGAAACTGCCAGCGGGTATCGCGGAGCAGT CCGTTTTAATCCTGGAACCAATGCTCGCGACCGGCGGTTCCGCCATAAAAGCCATCGACGtgctgaaagagaaaggcgTGtgcgaggaggatatcgtCTTTGTGAATCTGGTTGCGTCGAAGAAAGGGCTCGAGACGATAATGCAACGGTTTCCGCGGTTAAGGCTTGTAACTGCAGCGGTAGACGAGGCGTTGACAGTGTCAAA TCATATTGCGCCAGGGTTGGGCGATTTCGGAGATCGATTTTATGGGACTTGA